A window from Salminus brasiliensis chromosome 7, fSalBra1.hap2, whole genome shotgun sequence encodes these proteins:
- the suz12b gene encoding polycomb protein suz12-B: protein MQPHSKGARIDVSINECYDGSYVGNPQDIHSQPGFAFSRNGPVKRTAVTHILVCRPKRTKPSLSEFLESEDGEPEQQRTYVSGHNRLYFHSDSCMPLRPQEMEMDSEDERDPEWLREKTTTQIEEFTDVNEGEKEVMKLWNLHVMKNGFIADNQMNQAIMLFVENCGPHIARRNLCRNFLLHLVSMHDFNLVTTATIDRAMTRLREIQAEVPEVEEGHEGADAACNGHAVLSGFTLHGKRTKSTVSD from the exons atgcagccTCATTCTAAAGGGGCCAGGATAGATGTGTCCATAAACGAATGTTATGATGGGTCTTATGTTGGGAATCCGCAAGATATACACAGCCAACCCGGCTTCGCCTTTAGCCGCAACGGTCCTGTCAAGAGAACAGCTGTCACTCACATTCTAGTCTGCAG GCCCAAACGTACTAAACCAAGCCTGTCGGAGTTTCTGGAGTCGGAGGACGGGGAACCAGAACAGCAGAGGACATATGTGAGCGGCCACAACCGTCTCTACTTCCACAGTGACAGCTGCATGCCTCTCCGACCACAagagatggagatggacagTGAGGATGAGAGGGACCCCGAGTGGCTCAGGGAGAAGACCACCACG CAAATTGAGGAGTTCACGGACGTGAacgagggagagaaagaagtgATGAAACTATGGAATCTCCATGTGATGAAAAATGg gtTTATAGCTGATAACCAGATGAACCAGGCCATCATGCTGTTTGTGGAGAACTGCGGCCCGCACATCGCACGCAGGAACCTGTGCCGCAACTTCTTGCTGCACCTGGTCAGCATGCATGACTTCAACTTggtcaccacagcaaccattgaTCGAGCAATGACACGCCTGCGGGAGATCCAGGCCGAAGTCCCGGAGGTGGAGGAAGGGCATGAGGGTGCAGACGCTGCCTGCAATGGCCATGCTGTCTTATCAGGGTTCACTCTTCATGGCAAACGCACCAAGAGCACCGTCTCAGACTGA